The window TGCTGGCGCCGCTGCATGGCGCCCAGCGTGAAGCGTGGTGGCTGGCGGTGGCTAGCATGGTGCTATGCATGCTGCTGGCCGTGGCCCTGATGGGCTGGATGGCGCAGCCGCTGGCGCGGCTCACCTTCAAGGCGCGCCAACTGCTCCAGACCAGCGCGCGCCAGCAGCCGGCGACAGACATGGACTGGCCCCGCGCGGGCGGTGAGGTGGGCGAGCTGGTGCGGGTGTTCCAGGGCCTGGTGCAGCAGGGCAGCCTGCAGCAGTCGCGCCAGGACACGGTGGTCGGCCAGTTCCAGGCCGTGCTGGACAGCGCCACGGTAGGTATCGTCATCACCCGCCACAGCATGCTGGAGGTGGTGAGCCACCAGGCCTGTGTGATGCTGGGCTATACCGCGCAAGAGCTGCAGGGACGCCCCGCGCGCACCCTGTATGCCAGCGATGCGGACTACGCCCAGGTAGGCGTTCGCGTGCGGGCCGAGGTGGCTGCGCATGGAGCGTTTGACGGCGACATCTGCTTTTTGCGCAAGGACGGCACCTCCGTGTGGGCCCGCGTGCAGGGCCGGGGCGTGCGCCCCGATGAGGTGCATGGTGGCACCGTGTGGATACTGGAGGACATCACCGCCGCGCGCGAGGCCCAGGTGCAGCAGTCCTGGGGCCGCACGCACGATGCGCTCACGCAGCTGTACAACCGCGCCGCGTTTGACGAGCGCCTGGGCCAGTTGATGGCCGAGCGGTCCGCCCGCCAGCGCCCAGTGGGTGCTGTTGTTGCTACTGCTGCTTCCGCTGCCGGTGCCGCCGACGAGGAAGGCAGCGATGCGCAGGGCGACGGCGTGGTGCTGTTCCTCGACTTGGACCATTTCACCGTGGTCAACGATATTGCGGGCCACGACGCGGGCGACGATGTACTGCGCCATGTGGCCCGGCTGCTGGCATCCCATGTGCGCCAGATTGGCTGGGCGGCGCGCCTGGGTGGGGACGAGTTTGCGGTGGTGTTGCCCGGCTGTGCACTGGCACGCGGCCAGGCCGTGGCCGAGCAGTTGCGTGCGGCGGTGCATGCGTGGGAGCCGTCGTACCAGGGACGCAGTTTTACGCTGGGGGTGAGTATTGGGCTGGTGGTGCTCGATGCCAGCTTGCAGGATGTGCC of the Acidovorax sp. 107 genome contains:
- a CDS encoding diguanylate cyclase domain-containing protein, whose amino-acid sequence is MTPPPAPTAAPDPAPGWLVPGALVLRLMLVAALAVALSGAVAAWLVTRASGQEAMRRVVSQQTDEVEVVARLLASKIEQSQKVLRTVAAGITPGMLESPSSLEWLLQQGLPAVQFFDTMQVARDNGELRLSLRAGQLEKAADLDPTERDALRRTLVDGKPLVSELIAGRTGEARVMFTMPLHREDGTVMGVVAGALRLQSQSLLPPSMTLPARDDSQLIVFTRDGTILSHSDPTRVLGQVRDEAGLAPVYTRWQSQAQPVVGRGMTHVQSGHIVSMAGMPLPQWIVARVSQSQALLAPLHGAQREAWWLAVASMVLCMLLAVALMGWMAQPLARLTFKARQLLQTSARQQPATDMDWPRAGGEVGELVRVFQGLVQQGSLQQSRQDTVVGQFQAVLDSATVGIVITRHSMLEVVSHQACVMLGYTAQELQGRPARTLYASDADYAQVGVRVRAEVAAHGAFDGDICFLRKDGTSVWARVQGRGVRPDEVHGGTVWILEDITAAREAQVQQSWGRTHDALTQLYNRAAFDERLGQLMAERSARQRPVGAVVATAASAAGAADEEGSDAQGDGVVLFLDLDHFTVVNDIAGHDAGDDVLRHVARLLASHVRQIGWAARLGGDEFAVVLPGCALARGQAVAEQLRAAVHAWEPSYQGRSFTLGVSIGLVVLDASLQDVPSVLYAADMACYDAKRAGRNRVETRHARDASVTSSGRMALGPV